A single region of the Enterococcus mundtii genome encodes:
- a CDS encoding MucBP domain-containing protein: protein MNKIKLMSIFSVILLLLHFPVSVYAAFNDYMLDEIHQGKSLRAWLYDEGENAISQQIIAIPQIDGSLGVDVGDSVSFPINIPTYALVTDRGGWIPALTGGKSGNTPVPNYFYTQMHYGNAPNLTGNFSIGDVTATNLPSGVTISRVVGPTTGNLTRVDVTVTRTQVSATNGHTNSINLNLSSLYLDTWAIDPTTADFFGNKPINVGGITLTNLNLGTLSLRTKNSIRVRYIDEAGNELRDPLVEQMDVGQNYAYTPPVIPGYTYSRLSSGSASNSGQMTAGPERLVEFIYTKNPTVGGTITVNHEFIGDPTMNSSERFTDVGNVGDRFELTPRTETGWQVKGELPQVTVTEQAQTVTIQYERQTGGAITVNHEFIGDPTKNTSERFTDVGNVGDRFDLTPRTEVGWQVKGELPQVTVTEQAQTVTIQYERQTGGAITVNHEFIGDPTKNTSERFTDVGNVGDRFDLTPRTEVGWQVKGELPQVTVTEQAQTVTIQYERQTGGAITVNHEFIGDPTKNTSERFTDVGNVGDRFDLTPRTEVGWQVKGELPQVTVTEQAQTVTIQYERQTGGAITVNHEFIGDPTKNTSERFTDVGNVGDRFDLTPRTEVGWQVKGELPQVTVTEQAQTVTIQYERQTGGAITVNHEFIGDPTKNTSERFTDVGNVGDRFDLTPRTEVGWQVKGELPQVTVTEQAQTVTIQYERQTGGAITVNHEFIGDSTMNSSERITDVGYVGDRFDLKPRIEAGWRVKGELPQVTVTEQAQTVTIQYERQTGGAITVNHEYIGDPTMNSSERFTDVGNVGDRFDLTPRTETGWQVKGELPQVTVKEQAQTVTIQYERQTGGAITVNHEYIGDPTMNSSERFTDVGNVGDRFELTPRTESGWRVKGELPQVTVTEQAQTVTIQYERKVGGQVVVNHIFEEAPEKNRMDILLGRWGEAFKAEPMQIAGWEVKETIGQPTGVFTDEEQEINFIYVRNEEQPIPEEDKPNDNKEKHPETKPVDQTTDKKTSTKKNDGVAIRRKEEKRSLPRLNSQAGISLTVGGTSIVAFVFWKQLNKRTKCKNK, encoded by the coding sequence ATGAATAAAATCAAACTAATGAGCATATTTAGCGTCATCTTATTGCTCTTGCATTTTCCAGTGAGTGTTTATGCTGCTTTTAACGATTATATGCTCGATGAAATCCATCAAGGAAAGAGCTTACGAGCATGGTTGTATGACGAAGGAGAAAACGCAATCTCTCAACAAATCATTGCTATACCACAAATAGATGGTTCTTTAGGGGTTGATGTGGGAGATAGTGTGAGTTTTCCGATTAATATTCCAACCTATGCCCTGGTAACAGATCGAGGTGGCTGGATTCCAGCACTGACGGGAGGCAAGAGTGGAAATACACCTGTACCCAATTACTTTTATACTCAGATGCATTATGGAAACGCACCTAATCTGACAGGTAATTTTAGTATAGGTGATGTGACCGCGACAAATCTTCCTTCGGGAGTGACCATTAGCAGGGTAGTTGGCCCGACTACGGGAAATCTTACAAGAGTTGATGTGACAGTTACTAGGACTCAGGTGAGTGCTACAAATGGTCATACTAACTCAATCAATCTTAACTTGAGTTCGCTTTATTTAGATACATGGGCAATTGATCCAACAACTGCTGATTTTTTTGGAAATAAACCGATTAATGTAGGGGGTATTACACTTACTAATCTTAATTTGGGCACATTGTCATTGCGAACAAAAAATTCAATCAGAGTGAGATATATCGATGAGGCAGGGAATGAACTCCGAGATCCGTTAGTGGAACAAATGGATGTTGGACAAAACTATGCGTATACACCACCAGTCATTCCGGGATATACCTATAGCAGATTATCTTCTGGAAGTGCAAGTAATTCTGGTCAGATGACAGCTGGTCCGGAAAGACTTGTTGAATTTATCTATACAAAGAATCCAACGGTAGGTGGAACGATCACAGTGAACCACGAATTTATCGGTGATCCGACTATGAACAGCAGTGAGCGATTCACAGACGTAGGAAATGTGGGCGATCGATTTGAGTTGACACCTAGAACGGAAACCGGTTGGCAAGTAAAAGGTGAATTGCCACAAGTAACAGTGACGGAACAAGCACAAACAGTAACCATCCAATATGAACGTCAAACCGGCGGAGCAATCACAGTGAACCATGAATTTATCGGTGATCCGACTAAGAATACGAGTGAGCGATTCACAGATGTCGGTAATGTAGGCGATCGATTTGATTTGACGCCTAGAACAGAAGTTGGCTGGCAAGTAAAAGGTGAGTTGCCACAAGTGACAGTGACGGAACAAGCACAAACAGTAACCATCCAATATGAACGTCAAACCGGCGGAGCAATCACAGTGAACCATGAATTTATCGGTGATCCGACTAAGAATACGAGTGAGCGATTCACGGATGTCGGTAATGTAGGCGATCGATTTGATTTGACGCCTAGAACAGAAGTTGGCTGGCAAGTAAAAGGTGAGTTGCCACAAGTGACAGTGACGGAACAAGCACAAACAGTAACCATCCAATATGAACGTCAAACCGGCGGAGCAATCACAGTGAACCATGAATTTATCGGTGATCCGACTAAGAATACGAGTGAGCGATTCACGGATGTCGGTAATGTAGGCGATCGATTTGATTTGACGCCTAGAACAGAAGTTGGCTGGCAAGTAAAAGGTGAGTTGCCACAAGTGACAGTGACGGAACAAGCACAAACAGTAACCATCCAATATGAACGTCAAACCGGCGGAGCAATCACAGTGAACCATGAATTTATCGGTGATCCGACTAAGAATACGAGTGAGCGATTCACGGATGTCGGTAATGTAGGCGATCGATTTGATTTGACGCCTAGAACAGAAGTTGGCTGGCAAGTAAAAGGTGAGTTGCCACAAGTGACAGTGACGGAACAAGCACAAACAGTAACCATCCAATATGAACGTCAAACCGGCGGAGCAATCACAGTGAACCATGAATTTATCGGTGATCCGACTAAGAATACGAGTGAGCGATTCACGGATGTCGGTAATGTAGGCGATCGATTTGATTTGACGCCTAGAACAGAAGTTGGCTGGCAAGTAAAAGGTGAGTTGCCACAAGTGACAGTGACGGAACAAGCACAAACAGTAACCATCCAATATGAACGTCAAACCGGCGGAGCAATCACAGTGAACCATGAATTTATCGGTGATTCGACTATGAATAGCAGTGAGCGAATCACAGATGTTGGCTATGTGGGCGATCGATTTGACTTGAAACCTAGAATAGAAGCCGGGTGGCGAGTAAAAGGTGAATTGCCACAAGTGACAGTGACGGAACAAGCACAAACAGTAACCATCCAATATGAACGTCAAACCGGCGGAGCGATCACAGTGAACCACGAATATATCGGTGATCCGACTATGAATAGCAGTGAGCGATTCACAGACGTAGGAAATGTGGGCGATCGATTTGACTTGACACCTAGAACGGAAACCGGTTGGCAAGTAAAAGGTGAATTGCCACAAGTAACAGTGAAAGAACAAGCACAAACGGTAACGATCCAATATGAACGTCAAACCGGCGGAGCGATCACAGTGAACCACGAATATATCGGTGATCCGACTATGAATAGCAGTGAGCGATTCACAGACGTAGGAAATGTGGGCGATCGCTTTGAGTTGACACCTAGAACGGAATCCGGTTGGCGAGTAAAAGGTGAATTGCCACAAGTGACAGTGACGGAACAAGCACAAACGGTAACGATCCAATACGAGCGTAAAGTTGGCGGTCAAGTAGTCGTCAACCACATTTTTGAGGAAGCACCTGAAAAAAATCGAATGGACATTCTACTTGGACGTTGGGGAGAAGCTTTTAAGGCGGAGCCAATGCAAATAGCTGGTTGGGAAGTGAAAGAAACCATCGGCCAACCTACAGGTGTATTTACAGATGAGGAGCAAGAGATAAATTTCATCTATGTTAGAAATGAGGAGCAGCCGATACCAGAGGAAGACAAACCTAATGATAATAAGGAAAAGCACCCTGAAACAAAACCGGTGGACCAAACAACTGACAAAAAAACTTCAACTAAAAAGAATGATGGGGTCGCAATCAGAAGAAAAGAAGAGAAGCGTTCGCTACCAAGATTGAATAGTCAAGCAGGAATTTCCTTAACTGTAGGAGGGACGTCAATCGTTGCATTTGTCTTTTGGAAACAACTAAACAAGCGAACTAAATGTAAAAACAAATGA
- a CDS encoding lysozyme family protein, producing the protein MNETYDGNKQENNKQQDLLSIKIKRVSANEQNKKALKKRIRFKRRQQKLARNKRDNLQLKNRNIVDFKQRMVNNQSRKDPLSKGVTSKKTNDSGFKKRHLMTNKKKLNKINRNKKHSTTREKAYFIKNKHRSPKEIDHALLGIKKRKSSTNNSRTNQRIQLSSEKINKQKLGSKKFYHKKQEKLDKNILNLAGIKNTLTATKQTRTKKLEEKLFGIKDKLERKHQVLSNSNKIKRLKKQTKIPSKKKFKPKLKKNLAQAAIDTVGRNKEGELNILGVLLVLLIILKLILMLLSVKVMMILAVVIVVIVVIIAIFNFIASIFTIKTEDMALAEAYEHVTFLDARMNKEVQQVFEDFSENSEIEEVYFVVNGVARPDNNFLYSSDADTYLYYLNAKYENYDIEQRISADSNLFGATRVRGEVEGIHRYTFSYTTEIETREVPIIYPEEDDGTEEGPEESEDDSGTEEGPEESEDDSGTEEGPEESEDDSGTEEAPEESEDDSGTEEGPEESEDDSGTEEAPEESEDDSGTEEAPEESEDDSETEEAPEESEDDSETEETSEEDDETSEETNDLEEEIEESENEEEGSTYESQINRNPSDEQPDPPIDEDRPTHRTIKVALINIEIKTISQFIDENSDTLSEEELDKFGPIQELDRFENKVFLQSPFGMNQDAIVVEKYGYRGLNERNKHNYIELLAEAGTSVYGLDNSGSGRVHAVGNNSVTINTSLNKRVVLSPLKNIKVRNRDWVDADTLIGETTGNLRVEVIERRTLRPNRNIYPSAYIFDLIFQYPSEIDGFTNNSSRSISGSLKNPGQMILQWEHLVREACEKYGIPEYVNMILAIIRVESGGDAERFPDIMQASESQGLAPNTIEDPELSIDRGTHYFSQLLGKARTLHLDDRAALQAYNYGEDFLNWLATTNKQYSFLHAELYARKKSNRQIVRYTHPVAVAHGFSWRYAYGNMFYVPIVTNYLWLENSRFLETAINEIGTFHGDKYWRWYGFEGRVEWCAIFVSWVADQVGYLNQEKIIKSANCLEMIYWLTEKGNYRKISESYHPQPGDLIFFDWNGGGTGKDHVGIVEFTDGNIIQTVEGNTSNKVARRTYFLNDPSISGYGILQ; encoded by the coding sequence ATGAATGAGACATACGATGGGAATAAACAAGAAAATAACAAACAACAAGATTTGTTATCGATCAAAATAAAACGTGTCAGTGCGAATGAGCAAAACAAAAAAGCATTGAAGAAACGAATTCGATTCAAAAGACGTCAACAAAAGTTAGCGAGAAATAAAAGAGACAACTTACAGTTGAAAAATAGAAATATTGTTGATTTCAAACAACGTATGGTGAATAATCAGTCAAGAAAAGATCCATTAAGTAAAGGCGTAACAAGCAAAAAAACGAACGACAGTGGTTTTAAAAAGCGCCATCTTATGACAAATAAAAAAAAGTTAAACAAAATAAACAGAAATAAAAAACATAGTACCACTAGAGAAAAGGCCTATTTCATAAAGAATAAACATCGCTCACCTAAAGAAATCGATCATGCGCTTTTAGGAATAAAAAAAAGAAAAAGTTCAACTAATAATAGTAGGACGAATCAGCGAATTCAGCTCTCCTCTGAAAAAATCAACAAACAAAAGCTAGGATCAAAAAAATTTTATCATAAGAAACAAGAAAAGCTTGACAAAAATATTCTCAATCTAGCTGGAATAAAGAATACACTTACTGCGACTAAACAGACCAGAACTAAGAAGCTTGAAGAGAAACTATTCGGCATCAAAGACAAACTTGAACGTAAACATCAAGTATTAAGTAACTCCAACAAAATCAAACGATTAAAAAAGCAAACGAAGATTCCATCGAAAAAGAAATTCAAACCCAAACTGAAAAAAAATCTGGCACAAGCAGCAATAGATACAGTGGGCAGGAACAAAGAAGGCGAATTAAATATTCTTGGGGTTCTTTTAGTCTTATTGATTATTCTCAAACTGATCCTTATGTTATTGTCCGTCAAAGTGATGATGATCTTGGCGGTCGTGATTGTCGTGATCGTCGTGATTATCGCTATCTTTAATTTTATCGCTAGTATATTTACCATAAAAACAGAAGATATGGCATTAGCAGAGGCATATGAGCATGTCACATTTTTGGATGCCAGAATGAATAAAGAAGTACAACAGGTTTTTGAAGATTTTTCAGAAAATTCTGAAATTGAAGAAGTTTATTTCGTTGTAAATGGTGTGGCAAGACCAGATAATAATTTTTTGTATAGTTCTGATGCAGATACTTATCTTTATTATTTAAATGCAAAATACGAAAACTATGATATCGAACAACGAATTTCAGCAGACAGTAATCTTTTTGGTGCAACGAGAGTCCGTGGAGAAGTAGAAGGAATCCATAGATATACCTTTAGTTACACGACAGAAATCGAAACAAGAGAAGTTCCGATCATTTATCCAGAAGAAGATGATGGAACTGAGGAAGGACCAGAAGAATCAGAAGACGATAGTGGAACTGAGGAAGGACCAGAAGAATCAGAAGACGATAGTGGAACTGAGGAAGGACCAGAAGAATCAGAAGACGATAGTGGAACTGAGGAAGCACCAGAAGAATCAGAAGACGATAGTGGAACTGAGGAAGGACCAGAAGAATCAGAAGACGATAGTGGAACTGAGGAAGCACCAGAAGAATCAGAAGACGATAGTGGAACTGAGGAAGCACCAGAAGAATCAGAAGACGATAGTGAAACTGAGGAAGCACCAGAAGAATCAGAAGACGATAGTGAAACCGAGGAAACATCAGAAGAAGACGATGAAACCTCGGAAGAAACAAACGATTTAGAAGAAGAAATCGAAGAATCAGAGAATGAAGAGGAAGGCTCAACATATGAGTCGCAAATAAATAGAAATCCAAGTGACGAACAACCAGATCCACCTATCGATGAAGATCGGCCAACTCATCGAACAATCAAAGTGGCATTGATCAATATTGAAATCAAAACAATCAGTCAGTTTATTGATGAAAATTCAGACACTCTCTCAGAAGAAGAACTAGATAAGTTTGGTCCGATCCAGGAATTAGATCGTTTTGAAAATAAAGTATTTTTACAAAGTCCTTTTGGTATGAATCAAGATGCCATCGTTGTTGAAAAATATGGCTATCGTGGATTAAATGAAAGAAATAAACACAATTATATTGAATTACTAGCTGAAGCTGGTACATCAGTTTATGGACTTGACAATTCTGGCTCAGGAAGAGTTCATGCAGTTGGGAATAATTCTGTTACTATCAATACTTCTTTAAATAAAAGGGTTGTTTTATCTCCATTAAAAAATATCAAAGTGAGAAATAGAGATTGGGTCGATGCCGATACACTGATAGGAGAAACGACTGGAAATTTGAGGGTTGAAGTTATTGAACGTCGAACCCTTCGGCCAAATCGCAATATTTATCCGTCTGCTTATATTTTTGATTTAATATTTCAATATCCGTCTGAGATAGATGGATTCACCAATAATTCGTCAAGATCAATTTCAGGAAGTCTTAAGAATCCAGGACAAATGATTTTACAATGGGAACATCTTGTTCGAGAAGCCTGTGAAAAGTATGGGATTCCAGAATATGTCAATATGATCTTGGCAATCATCCGAGTAGAGTCTGGTGGGGATGCAGAAAGATTTCCTGATATTATGCAAGCTAGTGAATCACAAGGTTTAGCTCCTAATACAATCGAGGATCCAGAATTATCAATTGATCGAGGAACTCACTATTTTTCCCAGTTATTAGGTAAAGCGAGAACCTTACATCTTGATGATCGTGCGGCTCTTCAAGCCTATAACTACGGAGAAGACTTTTTAAATTGGTTAGCAACTACCAATAAACAATATAGCTTTCTACATGCAGAGCTATATGCAAGAAAAAAAAGCAACAGACAAATCGTTCGTTATACTCATCCCGTAGCTGTAGCCCATGGATTTTCCTGGCGATATGCTTACGGAAATATGTTCTATGTACCTATTGTTACCAATTATCTCTGGCTCGAAAACTCAAGATTTCTTGAGACTGCGATCAATGAGATTGGTACTTTTCATGGTGATAAGTATTGGAGATGGTATGGTTTTGAAGGAAGAGTTGAATGGTGTGCGATCTTCGTAAGTTGGGTAGCAGATCAAGTCGGGTACCTTAATCAAGAAAAAATAATAAAATCAGCAAATTGTTTAGAGATGATCTACTGGTTAACGGAAAAAGGAAACTACAGAAAAATTTCAGAGAGTTACCACCCACAACCAGGTGATTTGATTTTCTTTGACTGGAATGGAGGTGGTACAGGGAAAGATCATGTGGGAATCGTGGAATTTACAGATGGAAATATCATCCAAACCGTCGAGGGCAATACTTCCAATAAAGTAGCCAGAAGAACCTATTTCCTCAATGATCCGAGCATTTCGGGGTACGGTATTCTTCAATAA